The Carassius auratus strain Wakin unplaced genomic scaffold, ASM336829v1 scaf_tig00005422, whole genome shotgun sequence DNA segment ACTTATTAAACATCCCGCAGAGAGACACATGTGGCGACCTTCCTGCGAGGAGGGAGGTGAGACATGTCTAACATCACAATTTCAATCAAAGAAACTAAAACCCAAACTTAAAACAACGGAATGTAATGGTACAGCTCTACTATTTCCCAGCATTCCCAAAGTCTCCCAAAGACCAGTTAATGTTTGTTAACACAGGTCAAATGTCACCGTCTAGTAAAATTTCCCGCTGTCTATTCGAATGTCTGCTGGACTCCTCCTCTTATTGTGCCACTGTCCTCCAATAACAGACCCAGAACAAACCACCTCATGCATATGTAAAAGCACTCTGTGGTTATGGTCTCCCTTGAGTTCAGATAGCTGAAAGGGGATTTAGTTGGGTTTCTTGGTCGGGGGATCTGTCAGCCCAACTGATCCCAGAAAACAGTCTTCAGGGAAATTATGGCTCACGCTGCAGGAGTGCGCGGGCCCCTTTTACTGATTTTGTTGGAGATAACCATCATTTGCACGGCACAGGTAAATGCAACCCttctttgttctttttcttttagcTATCCGAAGCAGAGTTTCAGGTAAGCCCTTGTATTTTCAGTATATGTGAGAGAAAGAAACTATATGAATTCATGAATAGAATCACAAATGCTGTAAGATACTGCAGGCTGCACTGCATTTTTGCTTCTGTATGATCCATATGTTGTAAGATGCAAATGCACACCTGTTGCACGGCAGGTGTTTGAACTGTTTTCTAAAACTTTTTTGCATGCTTAAACTTAAAATGCTTTGTAGTATATTctttcattttagttttcataTTGCATGAACTttgtattaatgcatttaaaacatgTGACCGTAGGAATATGACAGCATTGTTTACTTACTGTTTTTGAACAGAGGGCTGGAGCCGGCCCTCCTGGTCCTCCCGGTGTGCCAGGAGTAGACGGTATTGATGTGAgttgaattttttaaaatgtgaatataattaaaaatataaagcaattCAGTGAccaaaacattatgcattatgGAATATGTTTTTCTTGCAGGGCGAGAGAGGTGACCCCGGTGAAGATGGATCAGCTGTAAATATCAATGTTCTTGTGTCATGCATTGATATAATTTGCTACATTTAGGATATTGTTGCATCTTACACACTGTCATTTGAAACCAAAGGGTCCTGATGGAGATCTTGGAAAACCAGGTTCTGCTGGACTTCCTGGACTACCTGGAGCAGATGTAAGGAAACGCATTAAAACATCTTTTGGATTCTCTTCATAACGTTAAAATTGACATAGTATTCTACGGGAAAACAAAACCTCAGTTCCGCAGAGTTCAGTCAATAGTGGGCGGCACTCATAGACGGGTCAAAAATGCAGGGAATTTCTCATGCTGGACTGAAGCAAAGTCCAACATACAACAGGGTTTTTGTTTAAGTACGGACACCTGAAGCCTGGATTTAATTAAAGTGGATTCCCTGTGAAAATGGAAGTAGGGGGTTCAAGAAAATATCCACACTGGTTTTGAGACGAAAGGTCTTCTGAAGGTGTTGAATgacagatgtttttgttttggcaTCAAAGTCTATGCCTAATTGAGAAGTCACTGGTTGGTTAATGTTCGAAACTTCAGCTTGCAAAGTATCTAAACAAAGTTCATACAGCAAACCCTCCCCtaaaacatcctttttttttaattaaagtcttGTTCTCATTTGCTGTTGGTAATAATGGTAATAATGTAACATTTCCCCTCTGTGTTCTTCAGGGATTGACTGGCCCCATAGGAGAACTAGGCCCCGATGGCCTCCCAGGACAAAAGGTGAGCAGTTAATGAGCTTCTCAGTTTTCTGCTTCAGTAGGGACCAGAGCTCAAATCAGTGTACTACTGACTGGCCTAGCAGAGGGAATTATAAGTCTTTTCCCATGACCACTAGATCCTAATCCTCTCTGTGTGCTCACTGATCTGTGCAGCCAGAAGTCAGATTCACTCACTCAACGATGCTCAAACATACTACCTAACTCTGCCTGTGAGGATTCTCTTTATGTGAGGCTTTATGTGACTTTCAGAACAGTAATTGTGCAGCAATGTGATTTTCTGAGAATTTCAgaaaagtaattatatatatatatatatatatatatatatatatatatatatatatatatatatattatgtaatatacaCTCAACTGTCTAGTGTTTgaattatataaggttattttgtcatccAACATTGGAGTCTGATAGCTCCTCCCCCTCCAGTACATAATTAAAGATACGAGTGCATTAAGTGTCCAACATTTTACACTTGGTTTTTTGGTTTATTAAGTGCGTCATTGTTGCATTGAAGTGCACTTTGTCTTTTTGCCTGAACATACTAATCACACAGTTAATACTAAAAACAACATAGAATAGTGTGAATTGGGACAcacttttatacagtatataaaatgtaattatgtataattaaatgAGGTTGAAGTCTAAAAAGCGACTTTGTGTAATTGAAACAGGGAGAACCTGGCAATCCTGGACCCAGAGGAGGGGCGGTAAGCCTAATCTTGCCATCTTTCAACATCTTGAAGCCCTTgtattcaataaaaacaaaattgagCAGATAGGTAGTTGTAAAACAGGCTTAAAATTGATCTGTACCCAACACTGCATCGTTGCCTTAATGCTCACAGCTGCTAATGAGTCAAAAGAAATCTACTTTTTGTatgatatttcatatatatatatatatatatatatatatatatattatatatatatatatatatatatatatatatatatatatataaaaattatttttgcataatCATAACTCAGAAATGgaaaaacaatataattagatAACTCTTTTCTGTCTTTTTAGGGTGCTGGACCTGATGGACCGATTGTAAGTGGCTTTTCTTTTGATATGATGACTAAAAAAGTAGTGTGTGGAGTTGGGTTTTCATTGGGTAGTGGAAACAAAGGTTTAAATCTGATACTTGTTTTGCACAGGGACCACCAGGACCAGGAGGACTTCCGGGTGAGCAGGGAAAAGTGGGACCCCCTGTAAGTGACTCCTCTGTTGGTCTCTGGGTTTTTCCTTCTCATTTGTTAATGATGTAAACAAGCAGCAACAAGTAGTCTTtcctttgctttatttttatacttatttttacTGATTAGGTGAAATACAAATCAAATGGGTTCTTGACCATATTCACTGAAATAGAGCAGTTGCAAGAAAGAGATTTTatgatactatatatatatataatatatatatatatatatatatatatatatatatatatatatatatatatatatatatatatatatatatacaaaaactataaaaaacataataaacaaataaataataataaaaaatcaacctttttttcaataaaaatacccatttattttgtattaatgacgtatagtttgaaatattttaatatgtatttttccaATTTTACTCtgtccatagaaaaaaaaaaaaaaaaaaagtagttcatTGTAAAGGCACAGAGCTGAACCTTGAACCTACTTCCTCTCATGCCATGCCAAAGTTATGAGATATTTTAGTTTCATAAAGAActtagtttaattttagtttaattttatttagctatttattttgtggtgaactTTTACTGTAGTATTTCTCTCAAACTtggtatttttgtaattttatttaaaaagtgagCAATATAAATTCTACAGTTCAAGATTATTCTTACATCAATTAAAGTGCTTTTCTCTGTATAACAGGGAGCCATGGGAGTGAGAGGGCCACAGGGACCCCGTGGACCAACAGGCCCCCGTGTGAGTATTGCTGTGACCTTTCATCTGTTTCATCTTGGGAGAAAAATATGAATCATGACTTATCATGAATTATCCTGATTTGATTATGTTACACAAACAAAAAGTCATTTAGTCTGATTCATAgtagaaataaatattatgttagATAATAAGGTAGATAATATAAGGTAAAAACTGtaaattttcagtttaaatgtaCGACTGAGACATCAGTATACACAGACTAATTAGGAACATCATGCAGAGCAGCAGTTATAATTATGGAACAACAGGGTGTCCGAATTGCTTCCTTTATCAACTAATTGCCCTTTATTTCCTTCAAAATGGTTGCAAACGGTTCTAAAGTGAATCTGTTTACAGGGGTGCTGCAGGGATGCTGGGTGAACAATGGAAACTGGTAAGAGGAAATTTTACTAGTGCTCCATCAAAGCATTTGTTGCAAACCATATGAAAGCCATATTGTTTTCAACACCCACATTGCCATATGTTGTGATAAACAATGTGTTTTTAGTAATGTTCTCCAAGACGACTATTAGATAAGGCTGGACTGGAGTGACATAAATAACTCTAAATTGTTTTTCTGATGTTAAGTGCTCTGACGCATGCCCGCATGGTGCTCCTGGTCATCCTGGTTTGCCTGGAATGAAGCGTGAGTTTTCCTGTAGATTGTATTTCAAAaggaagtaaataaatataaatgattaaaataaaaatatacattttataaattaatatacatataaaaatattacttttattataatttttataaatgcccatatatatataattttttttatttttttataaactgtcCTCCTATCCACTTTCAGGGTCATAAAGGGGTGAAAGGAGAAGTTGGAGAGCCTGGTAAACAAGGACACAAGGTAAGaactttacaaaatgtacaaaaattctCATAAACTTTACAAAGCAGGAATGAAAAAGCATCtgggtttgtgtgtgcatgtggtgtGTCAATGCACCGTGTTTGAGGTCAGCATGTGTCATGAAGTTCTGCAGAATGAATTTGAATATGAATTAAGCAATAGGTCTGTTGTAATGGGAAAACATTGCGTTCAAGACATATTTTCTCCAACTGTGACATTT contains these protein-coding regions:
- the LOC113070936 gene encoding collagen alpha-1(IX) chain-like; translation: MAHAAGVRGPLLLILLEITIICTAQRAGAGPPGPPGVPGVDGIDGERGDPGEDGSAGPDGDLGKPGSAGLPGLPGADGLTGPIGELGPDGLPGQKGEPGNPGPRGGAGAGPDGPIGPPGPGGLPGEQGKVGPPGAMGVRGPQGPRGPTGPRGAAGMLGEQWKLGHKGVKGEVGEPGKQGHK